The genomic segment AAGACTCAGAGGCTCTGACCGAATTTCGCCGTGCCTTCCACACCCTAAAAGGCAGTGGTCGAATGGTTGGCGCTAGCGACATTGGTGAGCTCGCCTGGGCCGTGGAAAATATGTTGAACCGCATTATCGACGGTTCTGTGGCACCGGCAACGGCACACGTAACTTTTATTGAAAATGTCCGCCTCATGTTGCCGGGCATGATTCAGTCTTTCGCCGACAAACAACCGACACCTCAAATCGAATTAGTTAATCGGATGCGCGAACAGGGCGAGCAACTCTCCCGCGGCGAAGTACCCCACGACCTGCATGTTCTGCCTGCGCTTGACTCAACGGATACCGCTTTGCAAAGCGGAGCAGAGGATAATGTCAGTGAACATCATCACCTCCACGAAGATGTAGATAGCGAAGATGACGATGATAGCCAGCTGTGGGATATTTTTGGCAGCGAAGCTCTGGCGCATCTGGCGATCGTAGAAGATTATATCGAGCGCATGGATGAGGCGCGGCCATTGTTTGAGCCCCCCAGCGATGATATGCAGCGAGCTTTGCATACCCTGAAGGGCAGTGCGCATATGGCGGAGGTAACACCTATCGCCGAGTTGGCGACACCGCTGGAAAAATTTGTTAAAGAACTGCGCAGCTACCAGGTCAACATTAATGATGACATTTTGCAGCTTCTGCATGATGGCGTGAATTACACCCGTACAGCGCTAGACGATATCAGTGCTGGGCGCGATGTTGTTATTCCCAAGTTGGAACAGTACTTGGCGCGCGTTGCGGAGCTGCGGGAAATTTATGTTGCGCCATTAGCACAGTTGCAGGAAGCCGACGCTAATGGCAAGCGACCGGTTGATCCGGAGCTGCTAGAAATATTTATGGCTGAGGAGATGAACCTACTCCTCGATGCCGATCAGCTAATCGAACAGTGGAAATCTACCCCCGAAAACCTTGAGCAGTTGTTGCCGGTTATCGATGAGCTGAAAAACCTGACGCGGGGCGCCGCGCACGCGAACTTACCGCCTATGGCCAGTTTAGGGGATAAGTTACATCAGGTTTATCAGAGAGTTCTTGGCAATGAGTTGCAGTGCAGTGACGGTCTGTGTGCAGATCTTGTCAATATCCACACTGCACTTTTGGATATGGTAGATGCCATAGCGGCGGGGCAAAACTTGCAACCCATACCGCCTCAGATCGACGCGGCATTAGCACATTGGCTTGACGGCGCCACGGCGAGCAATAGCCTGTTAGCCGAAGCCGAAGCCGAAGCCGAAGCCGAAGCCGAAGCCGAAGCCGAAGCCGAAGCCGAAGCCGAAGCCGAAGCCGAAGCCGAAGCCGAAGCCGAAGCCGAAGCCGAAGCCGAAGCCGAAGCCGAAGCCGAAGCCGAAGCCGAAGCCGAAGCCGAAGCCGAAGCCGAAATCCCGCAGCCTGAGTCGCACGATAACTTGCCCGAAGTCGCAGCAGGCGAGTCATCGGATGCCGAGCTTGATGCTCCCTCTGCTGGTGTTGAGTTAGAAGATTTTGAATCATCTTCTGCGCCGGTAACGGTTGATAATACCGACGAGCAGCCTCTGGATGATGACTCGCAACAAGATACTGCCGACAGTCGCCACGAGCAGTCGCAGCAGGATAGCTCTGGGCAGCTTTCGGTGAAATCCAGTGGTGATTTTGCGGCCGATATTGAAGTAGAAGACGAGCTCGATGAAGAAATTCTCGAAATCTTTATGGAAGAGGCCGAGGAGCTTTGCGAAGAGATTGAGCGCGCTTTACATGATTGGCAGGAAGATTGGTCTAACCGTGAGTGCGCCGAAGAGCTCAAACGCTGCCTGCACACACTAAAAGGCGGTGCCAGGCTTGCAGGGCTGACTGAACTTGGGGATTTAACCCACGAGTTTGAAACTCGCTTAATCGAAATGAATCTTGAGGATATGGACCAGCCAACTTTCGCGGCGCTGGTGCAATATCAGGATCAGATACATCATGGTGTTACCGTTGTACGCGCTAAATTAAACGGCGAGGCTATACCGGTTGCTCCAACGACACAAGATTCGTCTAGTTCAGATAAAACGGCGGACGATAGCAATACTCTAAGTAACGAGCCGGCACCAACTTCAGATGAAGCGGGCGGAACCCAGCAGCTTGCTGGCGACGCGGGCAAGGTCCTCCCCTTTGCCCCCAAAGCTAAACCGCAATCGTCATTCAACGGTCAGCCGTCGCCAGGCGGCGGTGGTAGTGGCGCCCAGGTAGCTACCACAGCTGCCCAGGCGCAGCATCTGGCAGCGAAGCGCAGCGGCCCGCAAGAGGTCGTAAAAGTTTCTGCTGAGTTGCTGGAAGAACTGGTAAACCTCGCCGGTGAAACGTCCATTGCCCGAGCCCGTATTGAAGAGCAGGTGGGCGATGTGGGGCTGGCGCTGGAAGAGATGGATGCGACCATCGAACGCCTACAGGAGCAGCTGCGTCGTCTGGATATTGAAACCGAGGCACAGATTCTATTTCGCCAGGAACAAATGGCTCAGCATGAAGATTTCGATCCCTTGGAGATGGATCGCTATTCCGCTTTGCAGCAGCTTTCGCGCTCATTGGTCGAGTCAGCGTCGGATTTGTTGGATTTACGCATGACGCTCGCGGATAAAACTCGCGATACCGAAACTTTACTGTTGCAACAGTCTCGCATTAATACCGACCTGCAAGAAGGACTAATGCGCTCGCGTATGGTGCCTTTCTCGCGTTTGGTTCCGCGGCTGCGGCGTATCGTGCGTCAGGCCGCCTCTGAACTCAACAAAGAAGTCAGTTTTGAGTTAGACAATGTAGAAGGTGAACTGGACCGTTCGGTGTTGGAGCGCATGATTGCGCCGCTGGAGCATATGCTGCGCAATGCAGTGGACCATGGGATTGAGCCGGCTAAGGTTCGCGAGGCGAACGGCAAGCGTGAAGTGGGCACCATTTCTCTGAGTTTGTCACGTGAAGGTGGAGATGTTGTATTGCGACTGCGCGACGACGGACGCGGTATTAATCTGGAGCGTGTGCGTGCCAAGGCGATTGAGCGTGGCTTGATGAGTAGTGACGCTCAGCTTTCAGATCAGGATGTAATGCAGTTTATTCTGCACGCCGGCTTCAGTACGGCCGACAAGGTGACACAAATCTCCGGTCGTGGTGTGGGTATGGATGTCGTGCACTCCGAGATTAAACAGCTCGGGGGGGCCATGTTTATCGCTTCGGCGTTAGGCGAGGGCACCGAGTTCACCGTGCGTCTGCCCTTTACCGTATCGGTTAACCGTGCCCTGATGGTGGAAATCGGTGATGATCATTACGCCATTCCGCTTAACACGATCGAAGGTATTGTGCGTGTCAGTCCGTTCGAGCTGGAACACTACTATCAAGATGAAAGCGCGCGGTTTGAGTACGCCGGAGAAAATTATCTGGTGCGTTATCTCGGGTCGTTGCTCGATAGCGACGCGCTACCGAAGCTGGATGGCCAGGCCCTACCTCTGCCAGTGGTGTTAGTACGCAGTGCCGAAAACACTGTGGCGCTGCAGGTAGATAAGTTGATGGGTAGCCGTGAAATTGTGGTGAAAACCTTAGGGGCGCAGTTTAGCGCGGTTCGCGGTGTATCCGGGGCTACCGTAATGGGTGACGGCTCGGTTGTGGTTATTCTCGATTTGCACGCACTGATTCGCGAACAGCTGGCACTTGGCTTGGCAGAAACAACTTTGCTGGAGCCGTTCAAACAAGAGCCATACAGCAGCGCCGATGACGACGATGAAAAAACTATTATGGTTGTCGATGACTCGGTAACTGTGCGCAAGGTGACCGGTCGTTTCCTTGAGCGTGAAGGCTACAACGTGATAACCGCAAAAGACGGGGCCGAAGCGATATTATTGTTGCAAGACCATATTCCGGACGTGATGCTACTGGATATTGAAATGCCGCGTATGGATGGTTTTGAAGTGGCAAAGAATATTCGTACCAGCTCGCGCCTGAAGCATTTGCCCATCATTATGATCACCTCGCGCACCGGTGAAAAGCACCGCGAGCGCGCCCTGGGGCTTGGGGTTAACCGTTACATGGGTAAACCATACCAGGAAGATACTCTGCTGCAGAATATCGAGCAGCTTATCACCGAGGCCGGGGAGAAATGAGATGTCGCTGGCGCTGCGACTGGGCGTAATAGTCGACAGTGAAGCAAAGCTCGCATTGATCAAAACCGCTGTAGGGCAAGTGGGGCAAAGGATAGATTACAGTGCGCTGCTCGCTTGTGACGACAACTCAGGCGTCTCTGCCACGGTGTTAGCCGAGCTGGAGCAAATTCAGAATTTAGATGCCTGGGTGGTAGACTTAAATCACACGGGAATTAAATCCTCAGATGTTGAGAAGGTCTTACTGAGTGCTCCCTTGGTCGCCAGTATTCCCGTGATAGTTTGCGACAGCAGTGAGATGCGAGACGGTGCGGCCGAGCGTTTACAGTGGCTGAATAGACTCATAACACGCCTACAGCGTGTGCAGGGCGAAGTTAACCTGCAGTATCAACGCCCGGCGTCCAGCATTTGGCTATTGGCCGCATCTACAGGCGGTCCAAATGCTGTGTCTGAGTTCTTGCAGGCTTTGCCCAATGGCCTGGATGTCGCCTTCGTGTACTTGCAGCACATCAATGAAGGTTACTCTCCGGCGCTGTTGAATATGGTGTCTAAGGTATGCGGTTATAGCGCGCGTTTGGCGCAACAAGGTGATGTATTGGAAGCTGGAACTGTGACACTGGTAGATCCAGCGGCGAAAATAGAGGTGCAAAATAACGGAACATTAATGCGCTTTGATGAGCCCTGGAAGGGTTGCTACCGGCCTTCTATTGATCAGTTGGCGGCGAATTTAGCCCGTACCAGGGCGTTTCGCGGCGGCATCATTATTTTTTCTGGTATGGGGGATGACGGCGCTGCCAGCAGCCGCTTAATCGCCCAAAATAATGGCTTGGTGTGGGCGCAGGAGCCGGACTCTTGTGTTGTAGACTCCATGCCCCAGGCGGCATTGCAAACGGGTTGTGTCCAGCGCACCGGCTCGCCCGGCGAGCTGGCGCAGGCGCTGGCGCAGCATTTACATTTATTACAGGAGCGGCAGAGCCATGAAAGCTCAGCAACACATTGAAACCGAACAGGTGCAGGAGGTCGCAAGCCTGCTAGTGCCTCTGAGCGACAAATTACTGCTGATGCCCAACGTCACGGTTGCTGAAATCGTGCCTTTAGGGGAGCTGGAAACAATCGATAATGCTCCGGACTGGTTGCTGGGGCAGTTAATCTGGCGTGAACTGTCAGTACCTCTGATGTCCCTTGAAGTATTAAACGGACACGAGGCGCCAGAGACCGCTCGCAATGCTCGAGTCGCGGTTTTGAATACTACTGGTCTTAGCGAAGATTTGGGTTTTATTGCCATCCTAACCCAGGGGCTGCCGCGTTTGGCACGTATCACGCCCAGTGAAATATCCGAACGCGATGACCTTAGCCCCGAGGCCTACGACGATATGGTGGTCAGCTGGGCCGGAGAGACGGCGGTTATTCCTGCGGTGGCACGGCTAGAGCAAACTTATCTGGATTATCTGCACGAGGCGGTATGAGTTATAAGGCATGGTTTCTGACAGGTCTGGTCATTGCTTTGGGTGGGTGCGGTGCTGAAAGAGACGAACCTTTCGATCCCGACACCCCCGTTGAAGAGGATCCAGATGCTGTACGCATCAATGTCACCAAGGTGATTGACGGTCAGCAGCCACTGCTTGATATCGATGGCGAGAGGCAGATATTAGTCTTTCGCGAGCAGGAGGAGTACTGGCTTTTTTTAGACCGTTACACTGATACGCTACCTGCAAATGAGCCAGACTTTGAAGATGGCCAAGTGGTGTTGATAGACCTCGGCGAGCGCGATAATAGCCAGTGCGAGGAGTCTCTCAGCCTGACAACGGTGATCGG from the Gilvimarinus sp. DA14 genome contains:
- a CDS encoding Hpt domain-containing protein, whose amino-acid sequence is MADNRNFAALDWVIHEIAETLKQARQSLESYVQDTNDKARLRFCLTHVHQVRGSLQMVEFHGAAMLAEEMEQLTQAMINDAVANSGEGAEVLMRAILQFPIYLEQVKTSRNDNPLVVLPLLNDLRTVRGESLLSDTNLFMPDLAPARTVSGEVLPVAKDDAQFKATVAKLRQMYQYAAAGFIKSVNADENLAYLQKAFQRLYRLTSGTPRQSLWEIAVALAEALEMDAVESSVSVKNLLRRLDREIKVLAVHGVKALGVYTDNELLKNLLYYVARSGKHAPGFASGSFLKQVYDKYSLETALLEAKETSDSDGLFTAPDPEAMRSVVAALKAELDGVKLALNNCLAGAGDNASLANAVGIIKRVADTMAVLGVGDLRREVLEQGAALELAVNADSALSHDQLMSVASRIIDIEGELDVLAANAGKSPNKVVKDQAGITLSDAKTSVMRESRNGLEHAKDAIVEYIASQWNREHLVNVPQMLRDIRGSLDMLPLPRPAKILGACARYIEEQLLQQELTPEWSTLDTLADAITSVEYYLERLGGESSEEENDLLLLVAEESVAELGYAVTKYSSNKSEANNELDSDAGLPESADDTVEVEVENEEDLADQLQSAYASALGDGDESTTDADEDSAEIEEIDYSLDASTEMADEPFPADELSLDSPVHQADEREPVESALATDFQQDDEDDVDEEILEIFVEEAQEVTETINEYFPRWAQSFEDSEALTEFRRAFHTLKGSGRMVGASDIGELAWAVENMLNRIIDGSVAPATAHVTFIENVRLMLPGMIQSFADKQPTPQIELVNRMREQGEQLSRGEVPHDLHVLPALDSTDTALQSGAEDNVSEHHHLHEDVDSEDDDDSQLWDIFGSEALAHLAIVEDYIERMDEARPLFEPPSDDMQRALHTLKGSAHMAEVTPIAELATPLEKFVKELRSYQVNINDDILQLLHDGVNYTRTALDDISAGRDVVIPKLEQYLARVAELREIYVAPLAQLQEADANGKRPVDPELLEIFMAEEMNLLLDADQLIEQWKSTPENLEQLLPVIDELKNLTRGAAHANLPPMASLGDKLHQVYQRVLGNELQCSDGLCADLVNIHTALLDMVDAIAAGQNLQPIPPQIDAALAHWLDGATASNSLLAEAEAEAEAEAEAEAEAEAEAEAEAEAEAEAEAEAEAEAEAEAEAEAEAEAEAEAEIPQPESHDNLPEVAAGESSDAELDAPSAGVELEDFESSSAPVTVDNTDEQPLDDDSQQDTADSRHEQSQQDSSGQLSVKSSGDFAADIEVEDELDEEILEIFMEEAEELCEEIERALHDWQEDWSNRECAEELKRCLHTLKGGARLAGLTELGDLTHEFETRLIEMNLEDMDQPTFAALVQYQDQIHHGVTVVRAKLNGEAIPVAPTTQDSSSSDKTADDSNTLSNEPAPTSDEAGGTQQLAGDAGKVLPFAPKAKPQSSFNGQPSPGGGGSGAQVATTAAQAQHLAAKRSGPQEVVKVSAELLEELVNLAGETSIARARIEEQVGDVGLALEEMDATIERLQEQLRRLDIETEAQILFRQEQMAQHEDFDPLEMDRYSALQQLSRSLVESASDLLDLRMTLADKTRDTETLLLQQSRINTDLQEGLMRSRMVPFSRLVPRLRRIVRQAASELNKEVSFELDNVEGELDRSVLERMIAPLEHMLRNAVDHGIEPAKVREANGKREVGTISLSLSREGGDVVLRLRDDGRGINLERVRAKAIERGLMSSDAQLSDQDVMQFILHAGFSTADKVTQISGRGVGMDVVHSEIKQLGGAMFIASALGEGTEFTVRLPFTVSVNRALMVEIGDDHYAIPLNTIEGIVRVSPFELEHYYQDESARFEYAGENYLVRYLGSLLDSDALPKLDGQALPLPVVLVRSAENTVALQVDKLMGSREIVVKTLGAQFSAVRGVSGATVMGDGSVVVILDLHALIREQLALGLAETTLLEPFKQEPYSSADDDDEKTIMVVDDSVTVRKVTGRFLEREGYNVITAKDGAEAILLLQDHIPDVMLLDIEMPRMDGFEVAKNIRTSSRLKHLPIIMITSRTGEKHRERALGLGVNRYMGKPYQEDTLLQNIEQLITEAGEK
- a CDS encoding chemotaxis protein CheB, which gives rise to MSLALRLGVIVDSEAKLALIKTAVGQVGQRIDYSALLACDDNSGVSATVLAELEQIQNLDAWVVDLNHTGIKSSDVEKVLLSAPLVASIPVIVCDSSEMRDGAAERLQWLNRLITRLQRVQGEVNLQYQRPASSIWLLAASTGGPNAVSEFLQALPNGLDVAFVYLQHINEGYSPALLNMVSKVCGYSARLAQQGDVLEAGTVTLVDPAAKIEVQNNGTLMRFDEPWKGCYRPSIDQLAANLARTRAFRGGIIIFSGMGDDGAASSRLIAQNNGLVWAQEPDSCVVDSMPQAALQTGCVQRTGSPGELAQALAQHLHLLQERQSHESSATH
- a CDS encoding chemotaxis protein CheW, which codes for MKAQQHIETEQVQEVASLLVPLSDKLLLMPNVTVAEIVPLGELETIDNAPDWLLGQLIWRELSVPLMSLEVLNGHEAPETARNARVAVLNTTGLSEDLGFIAILTQGLPRLARITPSEISERDDLSPEAYDDMVVSWAGETAVIPAVARLEQTYLDYLHEAV